The following coding sequences are from one Brienomyrus brachyistius isolate T26 chromosome 2, BBRACH_0.4, whole genome shotgun sequence window:
- the LOC125716877 gene encoding transmembrane protein 230-like yields MPSRSSVTGGNHTSKVRYSKLPDSDDGYIDLQFKKTPPKVPYKAIALATVLFLIGSLLIVIGALLLAGYIEVTHPDRTVPVLIIGILVFLPGFYHLRIAYYAFRGYRGYSYEDIPDFDD; encoded by the exons ATGCCGAGCCGCAGCAGtgtcaccggaggcaaccacaCCAGCAAAGTCAGATACTCGAAGCTGCCGGATAGCGATGACGGCTACATCGATTTGCAG TTCAAGAAGACTCCACCCAAAGTTCCATATAAGGCCATCGCCCTGGCCACTGTCCTCTTCCTCATTGGCTCTTTACTAATTGTCATTGGAGCGCTTCTTCTGGCGGGGTACATCGAAGTGACG CACCCAGACCGCACTGTTCCAGTCCTCATCATCGGAATCCTGGTCTTCCTTCCAGGGTTCTACCATCTGCGCATTGCCTACTATGCATTCAGAGGTTACCGTGGTTACTCCTACGAAGACATACCTGACTTTGATGACTAA